A genomic window from Brassica oleracea var. oleracea cultivar TO1000 chromosome C8, BOL, whole genome shotgun sequence includes:
- the LOC106311457 gene encoding calmodulin-binding transcription activator 5 isoform X2, with amino-acid sequence MAGVDSARLMGSEIHGFHTLQDLDIQTMLEEAYTRWLRPNEIHALLSNHKYFTINVKPVHLPKSGTIVFFDRKMLRNFRKDGHNWKKKKDGKTIKEAHEHLKVGNEERIHVYYAHGDDNPTFVRRCYWLLDKSQEHIVLVHYRETHEVQAAPATPGNSYSSSTTDHLSAKPVAEDINSGVSNACNTARSNSLVARNHEISLHEINTLDWDELLVEADMTNQSSPTEDDVLYFTEQLQTAPMGSAQQGNHQAVYNGSTDIPSYLGLGDPVYQNNSPCGAREFSSQHLHCVVDPNQQTRDSSATVADEQGDALLNNGYGSQESFGKWVNNFISDSPGSVDDPSLEAVYTPGQESSAPPAVVHSQSNIPEQVFNITDVSPAWAYSTEKTKILVTGFFHDSFQHFGRSNLFCICGELRVPAEFLQMGVYRCFLPPQSPGIVNLYLSADGTKPISQLFSFEHRSVPVIEKAVPQEDQLYKWEEFEFQVRLSHLLFTSSSKISVFSSRISPDNLLEAKKLASRTSHLLNSWAYLMKSIQANELPFDQARDHLFELTLKNRLKEWLLEKVIENRNTKEYDSKGLGVIHLCAVLGYTWSILLFSWANISLDFRDKHGWTALHWAAYYGREKMVAALLSAGARPNLVTDPTKEYLGGCTAADIAQQKGYEGLAAFLAEKCLVAQFRDMKMAGNISGNLEGVKAETSTNPGHSNEEEQSLKDTLAAYRTAAEAAARIQGAFREHELKVRSKAVRFASKEEEAKNIIAAMKIQHAFRNYETRRKIAAAARIQYMFQTWKMRREFLNMRKKAIKIQAVFRGFQVRRQYQKITWSVGVLEKAILRWRLKRRGFRGLQVSQPEEKEGTEAVEDFYKTSQKQAEDRLERSVVRVQAMFRSKKAQQDYRRMKLAHEEAQLGMM; translated from the exons ATGGCGGGAGTCGATTCCGCCAGGCTTATGGGCTCTGAGATTCATGGATTCCATACTCTGCAAG ATCTGGATATACAAACGATGCTGGAGGAAGCATACACTAGGTGGCTCCGCCCTAATGAGATCCATGCTCTCCTCTCTAACCATAAGTACTTCACCATCAACGTCAAGCCTGTCCACTTACCCAAAA GTGGCACGATTGTGTTTTTCGACCGTAAGATGCTGAGGAACTTTAGAAAAGATGGTCATAACTGGAAAAAGAAGAAGGATGGCAAGACTATCAAGGAAGCTCACGAACACCTTAAA GTTGGTAATGAGGAAAGGATCCATGTTTACTATGCCCACGGTGATGATAACCCTACCTTTGTTCGAAGGTGTTACTGGCTATTGGACAA GTCTCAGGAGCACATAGTTCTTGTCCACTATCGTGAGACACATGAG GTTCAGGCAGCTCCAGCAACACCTGGGAACTCGTACTCAAGTTCGACCACTGACCACTTATCAGCAAAACCTGTTGCTGAAGATATTAATTCTGGTGTCAGTAATGCTTGTAATACAG CACGCAGCAACAGTCTGGTTGCTAGAAATCATGAGATTAGCCTTCATGAGATCAACACACTTGATTGGGATGAGCTTCTAGTAGAAGCAGATATGACCAACCAGTCTTCACCAACAGAAG ACGATGTGTTATACTTCACTGAACAGCTCCAAACTGCGCCTATGGGATCTGCACAGCAG GGGAATCACCAGGCAGTATACAATGGATCAACAGATATACCATCATATCTCGGTCTTGGGGACCCTGTTTATCAAAATAACAGTCCATGTGGCGCACGAGAATTTTCTAGTCAGCACTTGCACTGTGTAGTAGATCCAAATCAACAGACAAGGGATTCCAGTGCAACAGTTGCTGATGAACAGGGTGATGCTTTGCTTAATAACGGTTATGGAAGTCAGGAAAGTTTTGGAAAATGGGTAAACAACTTCATAAGTGACTCTCCTGGTTCAGTGGACGATCCTTCACTTGAAGCTGTATATACACCTGGACAGGAATCATCTGCTCCTCCTGCTGTAGTTCATTCTCAGTCTAACATACCAGAGCAAGTTTTCAACATCACTGATGTTTCACCTGCCTGGGCCTACTCGACAGAGAAAACAAAG ATTCTTGTAACTGGGTTCTTTCACGACAGCTTCCAACATTTTGGAAGATCAAACCTCTTCTGCATTTGTGGAGAGTTGCGTGTCCCCGCAGAATTTCTCCAGATGGGGGTATATCGTTGCTTCCTTCCCCCTCAATCTCCTGGGATAGTGAACCTCTATCTAAGTGCGGATGGGACCAAACCGATCAGCCAATTATTCAGCTTCGAACACCGCTCAGTTCCAGTTATTGAAAAAGCCGTCCCTCAAGAGGACCAGCTGTACAAGTGGGAAGAATTTGAGTTCCAAGTCAGACTATCTCATCTTCTATTCACTTCTTCGAGCAAAATCAGCGTTTTCTCAAGCAGAATCTCACCTGATAACCTGCTAGAGGCTAAAAAACTCGCTAGCAGGACTTCCCATCTCTTAAACAGCTGGGCGTATTTAATGAAGTCAATCCAGGCGAATGAGCTGCCGTTTGATCAAGCAAGGGACCATCTCTTTGAGCTCACTCTGAAAAATAGGCTGAAGGAGTGGCTTTTGGAGAAAGTGATCGAAAACCGCAACACGAAGGAGTATGACTCTAAAGGCCTTGGAGTGATCCACCTTTGTGCTGTCCTTGGATACACTTGGTCGATCCTTCTCTTCTCCTGGGCAAATATATCGTTGGATTTCCGTGATAAGCATGGTTGGACCGCTCTTCATTGGGCAGCATACTATGGAAG GGAGAAAATGGTGGCTGCTCTTCTGTCTGCCGGGGCAAGGCCTAACTTGGTGACAGACCCGACTAAGGAATACCTCGGCGGCTGCACAGCGGCTGATATTGCACAGCAGAAAGGTTACGAGGGTTTAGCAGCTTTTCTTGCAGAGAAATGTCTTGTAGCACAGTTCAGAGACATGAAAATGGCTGGAAACATCAGTGGTAACCTTGAGGGCGTCAAAGCAGAGACGTCAACAAACCCGGGGCATTCAAATGAAGAGGAGCAGAGCCTGAAGGACACTCTGGCGGCATACAGAACCGCTGCAGAGGCGGCTGCACGGATCCAGGGGGCGTTCAGAGAGCACGAGCTCAAAGTCAGGTCAAAGGCGGTGCGGTTTGCTAGCAAAGAAGAAGAGGCCAAAAACATAATAGCCGCTATGAAGATTCAGCATGCGTTTCGAAATTACGAGACTCGTAGGAAGATTGCAGCCGCTGCTCGGATTCAGTACATGTTCCAAACATGGAAAATGAGGCGGGAGTTTTTGAACATGCGGAAAAAGGCAATTAAGATCCAG GCTGTGTTTAGGGGGTTCCAAGTAAGAAGACAGTACCAGAAGATAACATGGTCGGTGGGAGTTCTTGAGAAGGCGATTCTGAGGTGGAGACTCAAGAGAAGAGGATTCAGAGGGCTTCAGGTTAGCCAACCTGAGGAGAAGGAAGGCACTGAAGCGGTGGAGGATTTCTACAAGACAAGCCAGAAACAAGCAGAGGATCGGCTAGAGAGATCAGTGGTTCGAGTCCAGGCCATGTTCCGGTCCAAGAAGGCTCAGCAAGATTACAGAAGGATGAAACTGGCTCATGAAGAAGCTCAG
- the LOC106311457 gene encoding calmodulin-binding transcription activator 5 isoform X1: MAGVDSARLMGSEIHGFHTLQDLDIQTMLEEAYTRWLRPNEIHALLSNHKYFTINVKPVHLPKSGTIVFFDRKMLRNFRKDGHNWKKKKDGKTIKEAHEHLKVGNEERIHVYYAHGDDNPTFVRRCYWLLDKSQEHIVLVHYRETHEVQAAPATPGNSYSSSTTDHLSAKPVAEDINSGVSNACNTARSNSLVARNHEISLHEINTLDWDELLVEADMTNQSSPTEDDVLYFTEQLQTAPMGSAQQGNHQAVYNGSTDIPSYLGLGDPVYQNNSPCGAREFSSQHLHCVVDPNQQTRDSSATVADEQGDALLNNGYGSQESFGKWVNNFISDSPGSVDDPSLEAVYTPGQESSAPPAVVHSQSNIPEQVFNITDVSPAWAYSTEKTKILVTGFFHDSFQHFGRSNLFCICGELRVPAEFLQMGVYRCFLPPQSPGIVNLYLSADGTKPISQLFSFEHRSVPVIEKAVPQEDQLYKWEEFEFQVRLSHLLFTSSSKISVFSSRISPDNLLEAKKLASRTSHLLNSWAYLMKSIQANELPFDQARDHLFELTLKNRLKEWLLEKVIENRNTKEYDSKGLGVIHLCAVLGYTWSILLFSWANISLDFRDKHGWTALHWAAYYGREKMVAALLSAGARPNLVTDPTKEYLGGCTAADIAQQKGYEGLAAFLAEKCLVAQFRDMKMAGNISGNLEGVKAETSTNPGHSNEEEQSLKDTLAAYRTAAEAAARIQGAFREHELKVRSKAVRFASKEEEAKNIIAAMKIQHAFRNYETRRKIAAAARIQYMFQTWKMRREFLNMRKKAIKIQAVFRGFQVRRQYQKITWSVGVLEKAILRWRLKRRGFRGLQVSQPEEKEGTEAVEDFYKTSQKQAEDRLERSVVRVQAMFRSKKAQQDYRRMKLAHEEAQLEYDGMQELDQMDMES, from the exons ATGGCGGGAGTCGATTCCGCCAGGCTTATGGGCTCTGAGATTCATGGATTCCATACTCTGCAAG ATCTGGATATACAAACGATGCTGGAGGAAGCATACACTAGGTGGCTCCGCCCTAATGAGATCCATGCTCTCCTCTCTAACCATAAGTACTTCACCATCAACGTCAAGCCTGTCCACTTACCCAAAA GTGGCACGATTGTGTTTTTCGACCGTAAGATGCTGAGGAACTTTAGAAAAGATGGTCATAACTGGAAAAAGAAGAAGGATGGCAAGACTATCAAGGAAGCTCACGAACACCTTAAA GTTGGTAATGAGGAAAGGATCCATGTTTACTATGCCCACGGTGATGATAACCCTACCTTTGTTCGAAGGTGTTACTGGCTATTGGACAA GTCTCAGGAGCACATAGTTCTTGTCCACTATCGTGAGACACATGAG GTTCAGGCAGCTCCAGCAACACCTGGGAACTCGTACTCAAGTTCGACCACTGACCACTTATCAGCAAAACCTGTTGCTGAAGATATTAATTCTGGTGTCAGTAATGCTTGTAATACAG CACGCAGCAACAGTCTGGTTGCTAGAAATCATGAGATTAGCCTTCATGAGATCAACACACTTGATTGGGATGAGCTTCTAGTAGAAGCAGATATGACCAACCAGTCTTCACCAACAGAAG ACGATGTGTTATACTTCACTGAACAGCTCCAAACTGCGCCTATGGGATCTGCACAGCAG GGGAATCACCAGGCAGTATACAATGGATCAACAGATATACCATCATATCTCGGTCTTGGGGACCCTGTTTATCAAAATAACAGTCCATGTGGCGCACGAGAATTTTCTAGTCAGCACTTGCACTGTGTAGTAGATCCAAATCAACAGACAAGGGATTCCAGTGCAACAGTTGCTGATGAACAGGGTGATGCTTTGCTTAATAACGGTTATGGAAGTCAGGAAAGTTTTGGAAAATGGGTAAACAACTTCATAAGTGACTCTCCTGGTTCAGTGGACGATCCTTCACTTGAAGCTGTATATACACCTGGACAGGAATCATCTGCTCCTCCTGCTGTAGTTCATTCTCAGTCTAACATACCAGAGCAAGTTTTCAACATCACTGATGTTTCACCTGCCTGGGCCTACTCGACAGAGAAAACAAAG ATTCTTGTAACTGGGTTCTTTCACGACAGCTTCCAACATTTTGGAAGATCAAACCTCTTCTGCATTTGTGGAGAGTTGCGTGTCCCCGCAGAATTTCTCCAGATGGGGGTATATCGTTGCTTCCTTCCCCCTCAATCTCCTGGGATAGTGAACCTCTATCTAAGTGCGGATGGGACCAAACCGATCAGCCAATTATTCAGCTTCGAACACCGCTCAGTTCCAGTTATTGAAAAAGCCGTCCCTCAAGAGGACCAGCTGTACAAGTGGGAAGAATTTGAGTTCCAAGTCAGACTATCTCATCTTCTATTCACTTCTTCGAGCAAAATCAGCGTTTTCTCAAGCAGAATCTCACCTGATAACCTGCTAGAGGCTAAAAAACTCGCTAGCAGGACTTCCCATCTCTTAAACAGCTGGGCGTATTTAATGAAGTCAATCCAGGCGAATGAGCTGCCGTTTGATCAAGCAAGGGACCATCTCTTTGAGCTCACTCTGAAAAATAGGCTGAAGGAGTGGCTTTTGGAGAAAGTGATCGAAAACCGCAACACGAAGGAGTATGACTCTAAAGGCCTTGGAGTGATCCACCTTTGTGCTGTCCTTGGATACACTTGGTCGATCCTTCTCTTCTCCTGGGCAAATATATCGTTGGATTTCCGTGATAAGCATGGTTGGACCGCTCTTCATTGGGCAGCATACTATGGAAG GGAGAAAATGGTGGCTGCTCTTCTGTCTGCCGGGGCAAGGCCTAACTTGGTGACAGACCCGACTAAGGAATACCTCGGCGGCTGCACAGCGGCTGATATTGCACAGCAGAAAGGTTACGAGGGTTTAGCAGCTTTTCTTGCAGAGAAATGTCTTGTAGCACAGTTCAGAGACATGAAAATGGCTGGAAACATCAGTGGTAACCTTGAGGGCGTCAAAGCAGAGACGTCAACAAACCCGGGGCATTCAAATGAAGAGGAGCAGAGCCTGAAGGACACTCTGGCGGCATACAGAACCGCTGCAGAGGCGGCTGCACGGATCCAGGGGGCGTTCAGAGAGCACGAGCTCAAAGTCAGGTCAAAGGCGGTGCGGTTTGCTAGCAAAGAAGAAGAGGCCAAAAACATAATAGCCGCTATGAAGATTCAGCATGCGTTTCGAAATTACGAGACTCGTAGGAAGATTGCAGCCGCTGCTCGGATTCAGTACATGTTCCAAACATGGAAAATGAGGCGGGAGTTTTTGAACATGCGGAAAAAGGCAATTAAGATCCAG GCTGTGTTTAGGGGGTTCCAAGTAAGAAGACAGTACCAGAAGATAACATGGTCGGTGGGAGTTCTTGAGAAGGCGATTCTGAGGTGGAGACTCAAGAGAAGAGGATTCAGAGGGCTTCAGGTTAGCCAACCTGAGGAGAAGGAAGGCACTGAAGCGGTGGAGGATTTCTACAAGACAAGCCAGAAACAAGCAGAGGATCGGCTAGAGAGATCAGTGGTTCGAGTCCAGGCCATGTTCCGGTCCAAGAAGGCTCAGCAAGATTACAGAAGGATGAAACTGGCTCATGAAGAAGCTCAG CTGGAGTATGATGGGATGCAAGAGCTTGATCAGATGGATATGGAGAGCTGA